In Corylus avellana chromosome ca2, CavTom2PMs-1.0, the following proteins share a genomic window:
- the LOC132169707 gene encoding uncharacterized mitochondrial protein AtMg00810-like, which produces MSMIGELTYFLGFQVQQSTKGIFVSQPKYTKDFVKRFGLDGKSHARTPMSTSVKLSANMPGKSIEQSLYRSMIGCLLYLTASRPDISFSVGVRARFQANPKESHMTVVKRILTYVNGTVNFGICFSNNTNLELVGYSDANWAGNADDRKSTSGDCFYVGTNLVT; this is translated from the coding sequence ATGAGTATGATTGGTGAGTTGACATACTTTCTAGGCTTTCAAGTCCAGCAATCCACAaaaggtatttttgtgtccCAACCAAAGTACACCAAAGATTTTGTGAAAAGATTCGGTTTGGATGGAAAAAGTCATGCTCGCACACCCATGAGCACGAGTGTTAAGCTAAGTGCAAACATGCCTGGGAAATCTATTGAACAATCTTTGTACAGAAGCATGATAGGTTGTCTTCTCTATCTTACAGCTAGTCGGCCCGATATATCTTTTAGTGTGGGTGTACGTGCTAGATTTCAAGCTAATCCCAAGGAATCCCATATGACAGTTGTTAAACGGATCCTCACATATGTAAATGGCACTGTCAATTTTGGCATTTGTTTTTCTAACAATACAAATCTTGAGCTTGTAGGTTATTCGGATGCTAACTGGGCCGGAAATGCGGATGATCGAAAGAGTACATCTGGTGATTGTTTTTATGTGGGTACAAACTTGGTCACCTAg
- the LOC132169708 gene encoding uncharacterized protein LOC132169708 translates to MSKKQNSISLSIAEAEYIAAGSCCTQLIWMKQLLADYGFAQGMMIVYRDNTSAINIYKNLVQHSRPKHIDIRHHFIRDLVETQVFEGEHVACPDTSLTCRDMRVLISPFESLKPQNPFFFFLSSLSRPLFLLLKSFSCIFHLCGSSFHFQTFLFPCSPKNIVYPISESTPRRKRTRKEKAILQDKILTRNIVIERGVEQNDLLVEPVWFIYDIFHDNQWKSFFVPVSAYTRLVREFYYNIEAIDLVCEPSFKTKVSGKILTITPSLISEVTGIPLTNDKPLPFLETKPQPSKVDIMAVLNPGGELEWDSNKTKIPIGYVRGPERLLTWIVLQNIWPISHNNHVPLDRAIMIYRIIRRVQFCLCTHMVQTMLELHEDHSIALPYGGLITKILKATLPKIAATEHVEIPEGYFGKGTVMKSNAQIQRFQPQGEPAPPVIPNPQTTSSSGSSDVSSQLNTIIELLQSQGQSIESIKKRLADLE, encoded by the exons atgagtaagaaacaaaattctATCTCTCTTTCCATTGCTGAGGCGGAATATATAGCTGCTGGGAGCTGTTGCACACAGCTAATCTGGATGAAGCAACTTCTTGCTGATTATGGATTTGCTCAAGGGATGATGATTGTCTACCGTGATAATACTAGTGCCATCAATATCTACAAGAATCTGGTTCAACATTCACGGCCGAAGCATATTGACATTCGTCATCATTTCATCCGTGACTTGGTGGAAACCCAGGTG tttGAGGGGGAACACGTGGCATGTCCGGACACATCACTTACTTGTAGGGACATGCGTGTTCTCATTAGCCCCTTCGAAAGTCTTAAACCacaaaatccattttttttctttctctcctcaCTCTCTCGGCCactatttcttcttcttaaaaGTTTTTCGTGCATCTTTCATTTGTGTGGTTCAAGCTTCCATTttcaaacatttctctttccttgTTCTCCTAAG AACATTGTGTATCCAATTTCGGAATCCACACCTAGGAGGAAGCGCACTCGCAAAGAAAAAGCTATTTTACAAGACAAAATTCTGACTCGCAATATTGTGATTGAGCGTGGAGTGGAGCAAAATGATCTTCTTGTTGAACCTGTCTGGTTCATCTATGATATATTCCACGACAACCAATGGAAATCATTCTTCGTACCTGTGAGTGCATACACTAGGTTAGTTCGGGAATTTTATTACAACATCGAGGCTATTGATTTGGTTTGTGAACCATCGTTCAAGACCAAGGTTTCAGGGAAAATTCTCACTATCACTCCAAGTTTGATAAGTGAAGTCACTGGGATTCCCTTAACAAATGACAAGCCACTTCCTTTTCTGGAGACCAAGCCACAACCATCTAAAGTTGACATTATGGCAGTTCTTAATCCTGGTGGGGAGCTCGAGTGGGACAGCAACAAGACCAAAATTCCTATTGGATATGTGCGGGGTCCAGAGCGGCTATTAACTTGGATTGTGCTTCAAAATATCTGGCCTATCTCTCACAACAATCATGTGCCCCTTGACCGAGCTATCATGATATACCGCATTATTCGGCGTGTTCAATTTTGCTTATGTACTCATATGGTGCAGACAATGCTTGAGCTTCATGAGGACCATTCTATTGCATTACCATATGGTGGCCTCATAACTAAGATATTGAAAGCCACACTGCCTAAAATTGCTGCAACTGAACATGTGGAAATTCCTGAAGGATATTTTGGCAAAGGAACAGTGATGAAATCAAATGCTCAAATTCAAAGGTTCCAACCTCAAGGAGAACCTGCTCCTCCAGTTATTCCTAACCCACAAACCACATCTTCCTCAGGGTCATCAGATGTGTCAAGTCAATTGAACACAATCATTGAATTACTCCAATCTCAAGGCCAAAGCATCGAATCTATCAAGAAACGACTTGCGGATCTGGAGTAA